The Microbacterium horticulturae region CCGCGGTGGCTGCTGACGATCGGCTGCGCGCTGATGGCGGTCGGCTGCTACTGGTACGCGACGCTGCCGCTCGCGAACGCCGATCACTCCCTGCCGAGCTGGACCGTCTACATCCTGCCGAGCCTGCTCGTGGGCCTCGGCTTCTGGCTCGTGATCGGATCGATCACCGCCGCCGCGGTCAACACTGTGCCGCCGGCGCAGGAGGGGCTCGCTTCCGCTGCGACGAACATGTTCCGCGACCTCGGCTTCTCGCTCGGTCCGATCGTGGGGGCGGCGATAGCGTTCGGCATCGGTGCCACCGTTTTCAGCGGCGCGTTCGCAGGCATCGCGACGAGCCTGGGACTACCGGCCGAGATGGTGGCGCAGCTGTCGCATGTGCCCCCCATGGGCTTCCTCTCCAGCGCCGAGCTGCAGCAGGCGGTCGGCGGCGTCGCCGGCGACGCCGCGGTGAACCAGGTCCTCGGCGCAGCTTCCGATGCGCTCGGCGAGGGCTTCCAGGGGGCGTTCCTCGTCGCGGGCATCGCGGCGACGGTCGCGATGCTGGCGGCCTTCTTCGGCCTGTTCCGCACGAAGGCGAGCGTCACGGTCGAGACGCAGCTGTGAGCGTGCATCGCTTCGCCGGTCGATTGGCCATCGTCACCGGCGGCGCGCGCGGCATCGGCCGCGCCGTCGCCGGTCGGCTCGCCGACGAGGGCGCCGCGGTCGGGATCGTCGATCTCGATGCGGCCGCCGTCGACGGGGCCGTGGCCTCCCTGCGCGCTGGCGGTGCGACCGCTGCGGGCGCGGCCGCCGACGTGTCGGATGAGGATGCCGCGACCGCCGCGATCGGGGACCTCGTCGCAGCGCTCGGCGGTGTCGATGTGCTCGTCACGATGGCGGGTGTGTATCCGTGGGTGCCATTCGAGGCGATGTCGGCCGACGTGCTGCGGCGCGTGCTCGATGTGAATCTGGTCGGTACGCTCACCGCCGTCTTGTCGGTGATGCCGCACATGCGAACCGCGCGTTACGGGCGCATCGTCACGGTGGGATCGGGCACGTTCCTGATCGGAGCGCCTCCGCAGTCCGCGTATATCGCCTCGAAGGCTGGTGTCGTGGGGCTCACCCGCTCGCTCGCGAACGAGGGCGGGCCGGACGGGATCACCGCCAACTGCGTGCTGCCGGGGCTTATCGAGACCGAGCACCTGAAGGAGCAGCACGATGGCGCGGACGAGCTGTTCGCACAGGTCGTGCGGTCGCAGGCCGTGCCGCGTCGTGGCCGTCCCGCCGACGTGGCTGCCGCGGTCGCCTATCTCGCGAGCGAGGAGGCCGGCTTCGTCACTGGGCAGTCGCTGCTCGTCGGCGGGGGAGACCGCTTCTTGTGACGTCTACTCACTTGACATGCTGTAAAGTGAGTAGACGCTGCGGCCCGGCCGCGACTCGATGGAGAGGAATCCAGTGAACGGCACAGTCCACACGGTGCTCGGCGACATCCCCGCCGACCAGCTGGGCGTCGTCGCGGTGCACGAAGCGCTGCTGTCGGTCGTCCCGGGGGCGCAATATGCGTATGACATCCCCTTCGACCGCGCCGAGATCTTCGCCGAGCTCGCCGCGAAGCTTCGCGCGTTCGCTGCGGCCGGCGGCGGCGCGATCGTCGACGCGACCGGTATGTTCCACGGTCGCGATCTGCCGCTGTACGAGGCGCTCTCACGGGCGACCGGGGTGCACATCATCGCCTCGACGGGGCAGGGCCCCGAAGGCGAGCTGGGTGGCTACTTCCTCACGCCGCAGACCAACCCGCCCACGCCGTGGCCGGCCGAGCGCTTCGCCGAGCTGTATGCCCGCGAGATCACCGAGGGAATGGTCGTGCCGCGCGTCGAGCGGCGCGCAGCGGCGGGGCTCATCGCCACCGGTGCGACCCGCACGGGCATGACAGCCACCGAAGAGAGCCAGTTCCGCGGCTGTGCCCGCGCCGGGGCGGTCACGGGTGTCGCCCTGTCGATCCGGCATGGCACCGACGCGCTGCATGACCTGGGTGTGGTGCTCGACGCCGCCCTGCCCGCCGACCGCGTGGTCGTCGGCGGGCTCGACCGCGCCGACGCCATCGCGGCCGGCGCTCCCGCCGCCGTCGCCGGGGCGGGCGCGTACGTCGGCATCGACCACATCGGCCACTCCGGCGAGATCGATGACGCGGCCCGCGCGGCGCTGGTCGCGGGCCTCGTCGCCGCCGGACACGGCGACCGCGTCGTCCTCTCGTCATCGGCGACCGGCGTCGCGAAGGGCCATCACGACGCGGGCGTCTCGTTCTCCCACGTGCTCGAGGTCTTCGTGCCACTCCTGCAGGAGGCGGGAGTGCCGGATGACGGCATCCACCGTCTTCTCGTCGACAATCCCGGTCGCCTGCTCGCCGTGAAGGAGGACTGATATGGCCCGCGTGAACACGGTCTTGGGGGCCATCGCCCCGGAAGAGCTCGGCTTCGTCGCTGTGCACGAGCACATCGGATACGGGATGCCGGGTTCCGAGCTCGACACGCAGTGGTGGAAGTCGCCGGAGCAGCGGTATGAGGAGACCGTGCCCAAGCTGCGCTTGTTCCACGAGAACGGCGGAGGCACGTTCGTCGACGCCACCGGCATCTGCAACGGCCGAGACATCCCGTACTACCAGTCGCTGTCGGAGAAGACCGGCGTGCACATCGTCGCGTGCACGGGCTTCGTCGGCGGTGACACGGCGCTGAAGTACTTCGCCGAGGCGAGCGTCGACTACCTGCGGCGCCAGTTCGTGCATGAGATCACGGTTGGCATCCAGGGCAGCGCGGCCAAGGCCGGCATCATCAAGGTCGGCGTGAGCCGCGGGTTCCGGATGAAGGAGCTCGACCTTCGCATCTACCGTGCCGCCGCCCAGGCGTCGCTGGAGACCGGCGTGCCGATCTTCACGCACCTGGCCGTCGACGTCGAGCCCGCGCTGACGATCTTCGCCGAGGAGCAGCTGCCGCTGGATCGCGTGCTGTTCGGGCACGCCGACGATGGTGTGAGCCAGGGCAAGGTCAACCAGCAGGCGATCCTCGCTGCGGGCGGGCGCCTCGGCTTCGACACCTTCGGCTACGACCTCGAACTGCCCGACCCGCCCTTCTGGGGCCGGCACCGCGACGAGCGGCTCGAGCACTTCCTCTCGCTCGTACGCGCCGGGCACGTCGACCAGCTGTTGGCCTCGGCCGACGCCAACTGCAGCCCGCTGGGCTGGCCCGGCGTCAAGGGCCACACCGTCAACTACCTGTTCGAGCAGCTCATCCCGTCGCTGCGCGACGCCGGCGTCGACGACGCGACGATCCACCGGATCTTCGTGACGAACCCGGCCGGCTTCCTCACCATCGATGGCTGACCGCACCCGGCCCTCCCGCACGACCGCACGACCCGCACAACCCGCACGATCCCAGAACGACAAGGACGCGTCATGGACCTGAAGAACCTCGACATCGCCGTCGTCGGCGCCGGCTACGCCGGAGCCGCCACCGCGAAAGCGCTGAGCCGGCTCGGCGCGACAGTGAACGTCTATGAGAAAGCGCGCGAGATCCACGAGGTCGGGGCCGGCATCGGGCTGCGCCCGTCATCGCTCGACGCGTTCCGCACCTGGGGCATGCTCGACGCGATCGAGGCGGTCACCAGCCCCAGCGAGAGCTTCGAGATCCTCACGGCGACGGGGGAGCGCATCGCCGAGGAGGAGTGGCCGGAGAAGGACGTCTTCGGCCTGACCACCCGCTTCGTACACCGCGGCGACTTCATCGACGCCCTCATCGGCGTGCTGCCCGAGGGCATGGTGCACACCGCGCACCGACTGGTCCGTATCGACGACGCGGGTGAGCGCCCCGTGCTGACGTTCGACGACGGCTCGACGGTGACCGCCGATCTCGTGGTGGGCGCTGACGGCATCCGCTCGCGGGTGCGCCGCGAGCTGTTCAGCGACGCCGAACCGGTGTACGCGGGCGAGCACGCCTATCGCGCCGTCATCGACGTCGACGCGTGGCACGGCCTGCCGTTCGACGACAAGCTGCGCATGTACCTCGGGCACGGCACGAAGATCTACGCGCTGCCGCTCCAGCACCGCGGGCAGCTCTCGTTCGACATCACCGCGCTCAACCCCGACCCGACCCCGACCCCTCTCGACTCGAAGGAGATGATCGTCGCCACGGTCGCCGGCTTCGACGACGCGATCGTCGCCGCCACCCGTGACCTCGACATGGACATCGTCAACATCCGCTCGGTCTACGACATCGACCCGATCGACGTGTGGCACTCCGATGACGTCGTGCTCGTCGGCGACGCGGCGCACGCCATGTGCCATCACCAGGGGCAGGGCGCGAACTCGGCGATCCTCGACGCCGCGGTGCTCGCCGAGTGCCTGACCGAGGCGGCCACGGTCGCCGACGCGCTCGCCCAGTACCAGGCGCTGCGCAAGCCCATCACCGACGGACTGCAGAAGGTGTCGCGCCAGGGGTGGAGCGAAGACGAGATCGACTCGGTGTTCCCGGGACAGAAGCCCGGTGAGCTCGCCGCGATGATGAAGGAGTGAGGATGCCGCTTCATCCTGACATCGCGGCGTTCCTGGCTTCGCTGCCGACGCCCGAACCCGGTCCGATCGATCCGGACGTGCTGCGCGCCGCCGAGCACGCGCACCTCGCGCCGGTCTCGTCGCGCCCGCACGTCGCGAGCGTCGAAGACCGAACCGCACGCACTCCCGACGGCGACGTGCCGGTAAGGGTGTACCGTGACGGGGCCGCGGGCCGCGGCATCCTGGTCTATCTTCACGGCGGCGCGTTCTTCCTCGGCAGTATCGAGACGCACGACCATGTCGCGCGGGCGCTCGCCGTCGCGACCGGCCTCGACGTTGTCGCCGTGGGCTACCGGCTCGCTCCTGAGAACGCGTTCCCCGCGGGGCTCGACGACGCGTGCGGCGTCGTGCGCTGGGCCGACGAGCTCGACGGCGGCCCCGTGCTGGCCGTGGCCGGCGACAGCTCGGGCGGCACGTTCGCCGCGGCGGTCGCCGCGCGCTTGCATGACGAGGGCTTCGACCGCATCACACACCAGGTGCTGCTGTATCCGTCGCTCGACCTCGACTTCGATCAGAGCCGGTACCCGTCGCTCGTCGAGAACGCGACCGGGTACGGGCTCGAGTTCGCGGGCCTTGCGCCTTTCAACGCGTTCTATCTCGGGTCGGGCGCCGACCCCGCCGACCCGCTCGTCTCGCCGACGAAGCGGGCGGACCTCACGGGTCTGCCGGCGGCGCTCATCGTGACGGCACAGTTCGACCCGTTGCGTGACGAGGGCGAGGCCTACGGGCAGCGGCTTCGCGATGCGGGCGTCGACGCGGAAGTGGTGCGGATGCCGCGGGCCAATCATGGGTTCGTGCAGAACTTCCCGCACCTGGACGAGAGCCGCGAGGCCATCGCGCAGGTGGCCCGCTTCGTCGGGGAGGCGGGATGACCGTCGCCGTCCACCCGATTGCCGCGCCCTGGGGGCGGTTCCACCTCTACAGCTTCCTGATCGACGCGCCCGAGCTCGCGCTCGTCGACACCGGGGTCACCGCGTCGGCGGCGGGCGTGCCGGCCGAACTCGAGCGCCTCGGTCGGCGCATCGAGGACGTACGGTGGATCCTGCTCACGCACGGGCACATCGACCACGTCGGCGGGGCGTACGCGCTGTGGGAGGCCACCGGCCGCAGAGCCCAGGTCGTCATCGGCGCCGACGATGCGGACTTCGTGCGTTCGCGGCGGGCCCACGTCGACGAAGCGCTCGCCCTGCGCGGTGACCTCGTCGGCCGCGAGGCGCTGGAGGCCGCCAAGACCGCCGAGGCGGCAGAAGCCATCTCGGGCGAGTTCGAGCCCACGCGCCTGGTGCGCGGCGGCGACACCCTCAACCTGGGCGGCGTGACTGTCGAGGTGCACGCCGTGCCGGGGCACACGGCGGGAGCCGTCGCGTACGCCGTCGACGGACACGTGTTCGCCGGCGACGCGGTGCAGTGCTTCGGGGCTGCAAGCGGGTTCCCCGGCTATGAGGATCCCGACGCATACCGGTCC contains the following coding sequences:
- a CDS encoding phosphotriesterase family protein, with amino-acid sequence MARVNTVLGAIAPEELGFVAVHEHIGYGMPGSELDTQWWKSPEQRYEETVPKLRLFHENGGGTFVDATGICNGRDIPYYQSLSEKTGVHIVACTGFVGGDTALKYFAEASVDYLRRQFVHEITVGIQGSAAKAGIIKVGVSRGFRMKELDLRIYRAAAQASLETGVPIFTHLAVDVEPALTIFAEEQLPLDRVLFGHADDGVSQGKVNQQAILAAGGRLGFDTFGYDLELPDPPFWGRHRDERLEHFLSLVRAGHVDQLLASADANCSPLGWPGVKGHTVNYLFEQLIPSLRDAGVDDATIHRIFVTNPAGFLTIDG
- a CDS encoding FAD-dependent monooxygenase, which encodes MDLKNLDIAVVGAGYAGAATAKALSRLGATVNVYEKAREIHEVGAGIGLRPSSLDAFRTWGMLDAIEAVTSPSESFEILTATGERIAEEEWPEKDVFGLTTRFVHRGDFIDALIGVLPEGMVHTAHRLVRIDDAGERPVLTFDDGSTVTADLVVGADGIRSRVRRELFSDAEPVYAGEHAYRAVIDVDAWHGLPFDDKLRMYLGHGTKIYALPLQHRGQLSFDITALNPDPTPTPLDSKEMIVATVAGFDDAIVAATRDLDMDIVNIRSVYDIDPIDVWHSDDVVLVGDAAHAMCHHQGQGANSAILDAAVLAECLTEAATVADALAQYQALRKPITDGLQKVSRQGWSEDEIDSVFPGQKPGELAAMMKE
- a CDS encoding SDR family NAD(P)-dependent oxidoreductase; translated protein: MHRFAGRLAIVTGGARGIGRAVAGRLADEGAAVGIVDLDAAAVDGAVASLRAGGATAAGAAADVSDEDAATAAIGDLVAALGGVDVLVTMAGVYPWVPFEAMSADVLRRVLDVNLVGTLTAVLSVMPHMRTARYGRIVTVGSGTFLIGAPPQSAYIASKAGVVGLTRSLANEGGPDGITANCVLPGLIETEHLKEQHDGADELFAQVVRSQAVPRRGRPADVAAAVAYLASEEAGFVTGQSLLVGGGDRFL
- a CDS encoding MBL fold metallo-hydrolase, encoding MTVAVHPIAAPWGRFHLYSFLIDAPELALVDTGVTASAAGVPAELERLGRRIEDVRWILLTHGHIDHVGGAYALWEATGRRAQVVIGADDADFVRSRRAHVDEALALRGDLVGREALEAAKTAEAAEAISGEFEPTRLVRGGDTLNLGGVTVEVHAVPGHTAGAVAYAVDGHVFAGDAVQCFGAASGFPGYEDPDAYRSSLERLSALAPEHLYLGHPYHRADGSAFPVALDAADTAEALDGSLAREAQIRGAARLHPAGASDSVYSPYAAVAASLDYTGDPTLEPSPFFTTMRGYAAVHTGAS
- a CDS encoding alpha/beta hydrolase translates to MPLHPDIAAFLASLPTPEPGPIDPDVLRAAEHAHLAPVSSRPHVASVEDRTARTPDGDVPVRVYRDGAAGRGILVYLHGGAFFLGSIETHDHVARALAVATGLDVVAVGYRLAPENAFPAGLDDACGVVRWADELDGGPVLAVAGDSSGGTFAAAVAARLHDEGFDRITHQVLLYPSLDLDFDQSRYPSLVENATGYGLEFAGLAPFNAFYLGSGADPADPLVSPTKRADLTGLPAALIVTAQFDPLRDEGEAYGQRLRDAGVDAEVVRMPRANHGFVQNFPHLDESREAIAQVARFVGEAG
- a CDS encoding phosphotriesterase codes for the protein MNGTVHTVLGDIPADQLGVVAVHEALLSVVPGAQYAYDIPFDRAEIFAELAAKLRAFAAAGGGAIVDATGMFHGRDLPLYEALSRATGVHIIASTGQGPEGELGGYFLTPQTNPPTPWPAERFAELYAREITEGMVVPRVERRAAAGLIATGATRTGMTATEESQFRGCARAGAVTGVALSIRHGTDALHDLGVVLDAALPADRVVVGGLDRADAIAAGAPAAVAGAGAYVGIDHIGHSGEIDDAARAALVAGLVAAGHGDRVVLSSSATGVAKGHHDAGVSFSHVLEVFVPLLQEAGVPDDGIHRLLVDNPGRLLAVKED